The Maridesulfovibrio hydrothermalis AM13 = DSM 14728 DNA window GTTTTTAAGGAGGAAGGACTGATGACCAAGGCTGAACTCGTTGTTAAGATTGCTGAAAAAGCAGGTATGACCAAAGCTGATGCAGAGCGTTGCCTCAACTATTTTCTCGATACAGTTGAAGAAACTCTCGTCAACGAAGGCAAACTGACCCTTACAGGTTTCGGTACATTTCAGGTAGACGAAAGAAAAGAACGCGTTGGCCGCAACCCCCGCACAGGTGAAGAGATCAAAATTCCTGCTTGCAAGGTTGTTAAATTTCGCCCCGGTAAGCTTCTGAAAGACGCTGTAAAATAATTAAGGAGATTTAAAATGTTGCATGGTGAAACCGTTCAAAGTCCTCTTCCTATGGATCTTCCCTGGTGGATGCCTGATCATGTTATATTTTTCGGAGTTCTTTACATCGTAATCGGTATCCTCGGTGCAGGTATGGCATACTGTGCTGTAAAAGCATGGATGGATAGCAAAAACGAAGCCGTTGACCACTAGTTTTTACTGCTTGTGAATTTCAATATTCAGCATTTGTTTAGACAAATGCTGAATATTTTTTTTTGGGATATTTCTTGACTTTACGATTGATGTGAGGTTATTAAATTTCTCTTCCGCACGCCTTTCTGAGGTGGGCGAGATCCAGACAGGGGGGGTGATTTGATTGCCCGGTGTTTACCTCGAAGATTCTGACAATTTTGAAATAGCTCTTCGCCGCTTTAAGAAGCAGGTTGAAAAAGCTGGAGTTCTTTCCGAACTCAAAAAACGTCAGCACTATGAAAAGCCAAGCGTGCAGCGTAAGAAAAAGAAAGCTGCTGCCCGCAAAAGGCTCATTAAAAAAATGCGCAAAATGTCAATGGGTTAGTCTATGAGTCTCATTGAGCAGATAGATAAAGATTACATCACGGCCTACAAGGCCAAAGATGCTGTCAAAAAAACAGTCCTGAGGCATCTCAAGACTGCTATAAAAAATCGCATGGTCGACCTCAAAGAGGAAACTCTTTCTGATGACGACGTGCTCGATCTTGTTTCAAAGCAGATCAAGCAGCGCAAGGATTCCATCGAACAGTACGAAAGTGCTGGGCGTCCCGAGCTGGCCGAGACGGAGGCTATTGAAATTAAGGCCCTTGCCGGTTACATGCCGCCCGAGCTTTCCACTGAGGAACTCGAAGCTGCTGTTGATAAAGCAATTGCCGATATTGGAGCTTCTAAAATGCAGGATATGGGTAAAGTGATGCAGGCCATCATGGCAGCCCATAAAGGACAGGTTGACGGTAAGGCTCTCAGTAGCTTGGTCCGCTCTCGTCTATCCTGACGATCAGCTTTAGCTAGTATTTAACGGCAGGCCCCGGAGTCAATCCGGGGCTGTTTGCCGTTTTTTTTGTATTGGCCTTTCCTGTTTTTTTGCAGGAAAATGTTGATCAACTTCTTTTCTATAATTGGAATCCTATGGAGCCAAGATCTCTCCAGCTACTCGAATTTCCGAAAGTCCTTAAGGTGCTTTCCGGCTATAGCGTTTCCTCGTCCGGGGCTGACGCTTGTCTTGCGTTGTCTCCAATGCAGGAAGCCGATTCAATCAATTCTATGTCCCGTTTTTTCAGACAGGGGCAGAATTTTGTTAAAGAAACCGGCTTTCGACTCGGGACATTTCCTCCTCTTGAAGGTCTTTTTGAGTATCTTCTCAAGCCTGCAAATATCCTTGACACAGATGCACTTTATGCTCTGGTGCAGACAATTGGTCAGGCTCGCACTCTTAAAGAATCTCTTGCCATTGCTGAAAAAAGGGACTGGGACTGCATTCTCGCGTTTATGGATGGCATTATCTGGCCCGAGAAAACTTTCTCCGGCTTGAAGCGTTGCCTTGATCAGGATGGAAATATTCGTGATGAAAGTTCTCCTGAGCTTTACGATATCCGCCAGTCCTTAAGGGCCTTGCATCAGCGTTGTTCCAAAAAAGTACGTGATTTTATCCACGGTGAAGATATCAGTCGTTTTCTTCAAGATGAGTTTATGACTATCTCGTCTGACCGTTATGTTCTGCCGCTTAAGTCAAATTTCAAAGGACGTTTGCAGGGGATTATTCACGACTATTCAAATACTGGCGAAACATGTTATTTCGAGCCTCTTTTTCTGGTGGAGCTTAATAACTCCATGCAGGAACTGAAACAGCAGGAAAGGGCGGAAGAATTAAAGATTCTGACCTACCTTACCGGACTGGTGCGTGCTGAACTTAGCGAATGCGTTGCAGCGTACGGTTTTCTGGTTGATTATGACGTGCTTCAAGCCAAGATTGATTTTGCGGCTTCAATAAAAGCGGTTGCCGTGGACGTTAAGTCTGGAGCAGGATTTGATCTGAAGGCAGCTCGTCACCCTTTGCTTATCACCGCAGACGGCGGAGTGAATCCTCTTAATATAGAGCTTCCCTCGGAGCAAAAAGTGCTGATTGTCAGCGGGGGTAACGCTGGCGGTAAAACTGTCTGCCTTAAAACTGTGGGGCTTCTGGCTGCTATGGCTTTTAGCGGTATTCCGGTTCCTGTCGAAAAAGGATCGGTGCTGCCGCTTTTTAAAGAAATTTTTGTAATTATGGGTGATGAGCAGTCGCTTGAGGAAAATGTCAGTACTTTTTCTGCTCAAATTCAGTCCATCAGCCGTATCTGGGGATCAATGGATTCATCCACCTTGTTCATCTTAGATGAATTTGGTTCCGGAACTGATCCGGCGCAGGGGGCGGCTCTTGCTCAGGCGGTGGTAGATGGACTCATTGATAACGGGGTTACTTGTTTTGCCGCGACTCATTTTCCGGCCCTAAAGACTTACGCTCTGGTGACTGAAGGTGTTCGTGCAGCCAGTGTGCTTTTTGATCCGGGTACTAAGCGGCCTTTATTCAGTCTGGCTTATGATCAGGTCGGAGCCTCCATTGCTCTTGATGTTGCCCGTGAACATGGTCTTCCTGAGTCTATTCTTAGTAAAGCAGAGCAGTATTTGCTTATGGATGGTTCTGATACCGGATCGGTCATGAACAGGCTCAATGAACTTGCGGTCAGCCGTGAGAGAGAGCTTGAAGAACTTGACCGTATCAAGGCCAAACTTGAAACCAAGCGTGCCAGACTTGAAGAGAAGTTTGAACGTGAACGTCTTTCAGTGCTTGCAGATGTAAAATCGCAGGCCCAGTCTGTTCTTAAAGAATGGCAGGACGGCAAGCTCGGACGTAAGCAGGCTTTGAAAAAACTTTCTCAGGCCAGAGGGCTTATCGGTGGAGAAGATAAGCCTAAAACTGAAGTGAAACCCTTTTCTTTTGATGAGATCGCCGTCGGGGCGCAAATCCTCAATATCAACTGGGGCCGTAAAGGCGTTGTTCTTGAAAAAGATGATCGTAAAAAACGGGCGAAAGTTGATATGGACGGAGTTGCCATGTGGATTCCTGCTGAGCAGCTTGGTCCTGTATCTAAATCAGGCACACCAAGCCGTCCGCAGAAGCTGGCGACTCAAAGTAACGCTCCGAAAGGTGGCATGACTCTTAAAATCGATTTGCGTGGTAAGCGCGCTGATATTGCTATCAGCGAGCTTGGCAAGTTTTTTGATCAGGCACTTCTGCGCGGGGCGACGGTTCTTGAAATCGTCCACGGCCGCGGGACCGGTGCTTTGCGCCGTGAGGTGCAACTGTTTCTTAAAGGCAACCCGGCCGTAGCAAATTTCGGTTTTGCTCCTGAAGACCGTGGTGGCGACGGAATGACTGAGGTCGAACTGGTTTAATGCAAAAAAAATCTTGTTGTGCTATGGAAATGCATAACAGGATGTTTGCACGTTATTTCAGTGGCTTCCAATTGTTTCGGTGATGAGCAAGGGGGACTTTTGGACAGAGCTGCAATAGAAGCTATCAAGGATCGCCTCGACATTGTCGATATCGTGCGTAGATATGTTGAGCTGAAGCCTGTTTCCGGTAGATGGATGGGATCTTGTCCTTTTCATCAGGAAAAAACTCCTTCCATGAGTGTCAATGGCGATGAAGGTTTTTTTTACTGCTTCGGCTGTCAGGCTTCCGGTGATATTTTTGATTTTTATTCCCGTATAAACGGGCTTGAATTTAAAGACGCGCTGGAGCAACTGGCGGCTGAGGCCGGAGTTGAACTTACTCCCGGCAAGGTTGATCCGCAGGCTGCCAAACGCAGCTCTGAGCGTAAAGTTTTTATGGATATGCATGAGCAGGCTGCGAATTATTTTTCGCGCATGCTTAAGCTTCCTGAAGGGCGAACAGCCCGGACATATTTAAAGCGCAGAGGACTTGATGCCTCTGTGATAGAATCTTTCGGACTTGGGTGCAGTAACGATGACTGGCAGGGACTGGAGAAATTCCTGATTTCCAAAGGTTTTACAGCCGAGCAGGGAGTCAAATCAGGACTTCTTTCACAAAATGCCAAGGGACGCACTTATGACCGTTTTCGCGGAAGGTTGATCTTCCCGATTAAAAATTTATCGGGGCGGGTCATTGCTTTTGGCGGAAGAATAATTACTGATGGAGAACCAAAGTATTTAAACAGCAGTGATACACCCATCTATAAGAAGGGGGATCACCTGTATGGGCTTTCACAGGCCAGAAACTCCATCGCCCGGACAAAGAGTGTTCTTCTTACTGAGGGGTACATGGATGTAATTTCATTGCATCAGTTCGGTTATACAAACTCCTGCGGGGTGCTTGGAACAGCATTGACTCCGGATCAGGTTAAACGCCTGTCAGGATTTTGTTCCAAAGTGGACCTCGTTTTTGACGGGGACAGTGCCGGGGTTAAAGCAGCTTTGCGAAGCGCAGAAATGATTCTTACGCAAGGAGTTTCCTGCGGTGTAGTAGTTCTTCCCGACGGGGAGGACGTGGATAGTCTTCTTCAGGCCAAAGGGGCTGAAGGTTTCAAAGTTTTTTTGGATGAAGCACGGGACGGGCTGGACTATTGTTTAGCTACTCTCAATCAAAGTGCATCACCTCGTGAAATAATGGATTGGGCGCAAGGATTTCTTAAAAAGATGTCCAATGCGTCTTTACGCGCATTTTATATACCCAAGGTTGCAACAGGCCTTGGTGTGGCAGAAGCAGAACTAAGGTCAGTTTTTTCCGGTGTGCTGAATTCACCTCCCCCGCAGCAGCAGAAGGTTCAAAGAGAGGAACCGCGCGCTATGGCTCCGGTGGGTGCACAGGTTAAAGATGATAAATATTTCTTGAGATATGCAGTCAAGCATCTTGAGTATGTCACAGAACTTTCGGAAAGAGGAATTGCACAAGTCCTGACCTCGCACTGGGGCAAAACACTGTGGTCTAAACTAGCGGCTCACAGCGGGCAGGATATTATTTCTTTTCTCGATGATTCTGAAAAAAAATTCTACGCCGGTTGCAGGATGGAGGAAGCTCTTTCCGGACCTGAACTGGATGA harbors:
- a CDS encoding HU family DNA-binding protein, with product MTKAELVVKIAEKAGMTKADAERCLNYFLDTVEETLVNEGKLTLTGFGTFQVDERKERVGRNPRTGEEIKIPACKVVKFRPGKLLKDAVK
- the rpsU gene encoding 30S ribosomal protein S21 codes for the protein MPGVYLEDSDNFEIALRRFKKQVEKAGVLSELKKRQHYEKPSVQRKKKKAAARKRLIKKMRKMSMG
- a CDS encoding GatB/YqeY domain-containing protein gives rise to the protein MSLIEQIDKDYITAYKAKDAVKKTVLRHLKTAIKNRMVDLKEETLSDDDVLDLVSKQIKQRKDSIEQYESAGRPELAETEAIEIKALAGYMPPELSTEELEAAVDKAIADIGASKMQDMGKVMQAIMAAHKGQVDGKALSSLVRSRLS
- a CDS encoding endonuclease MutS2; the protein is MEPRSLQLLEFPKVLKVLSGYSVSSSGADACLALSPMQEADSINSMSRFFRQGQNFVKETGFRLGTFPPLEGLFEYLLKPANILDTDALYALVQTIGQARTLKESLAIAEKRDWDCILAFMDGIIWPEKTFSGLKRCLDQDGNIRDESSPELYDIRQSLRALHQRCSKKVRDFIHGEDISRFLQDEFMTISSDRYVLPLKSNFKGRLQGIIHDYSNTGETCYFEPLFLVELNNSMQELKQQERAEELKILTYLTGLVRAELSECVAAYGFLVDYDVLQAKIDFAASIKAVAVDVKSGAGFDLKAARHPLLITADGGVNPLNIELPSEQKVLIVSGGNAGGKTVCLKTVGLLAAMAFSGIPVPVEKGSVLPLFKEIFVIMGDEQSLEENVSTFSAQIQSISRIWGSMDSSTLFILDEFGSGTDPAQGAALAQAVVDGLIDNGVTCFAATHFPALKTYALVTEGVRAASVLFDPGTKRPLFSLAYDQVGASIALDVAREHGLPESILSKAEQYLLMDGSDTGSVMNRLNELAVSRERELEELDRIKAKLETKRARLEEKFERERLSVLADVKSQAQSVLKEWQDGKLGRKQALKKLSQARGLIGGEDKPKTEVKPFSFDEIAVGAQILNINWGRKGVVLEKDDRKKRAKVDMDGVAMWIPAEQLGPVSKSGTPSRPQKLATQSNAPKGGMTLKIDLRGKRADIAISELGKFFDQALLRGATVLEIVHGRGTGALRREVQLFLKGNPAVANFGFAPEDRGGDGMTEVELV
- the dnaG gene encoding DNA primase; amino-acid sequence: MDRAAIEAIKDRLDIVDIVRRYVELKPVSGRWMGSCPFHQEKTPSMSVNGDEGFFYCFGCQASGDIFDFYSRINGLEFKDALEQLAAEAGVELTPGKVDPQAAKRSSERKVFMDMHEQAANYFSRMLKLPEGRTARTYLKRRGLDASVIESFGLGCSNDDWQGLEKFLISKGFTAEQGVKSGLLSQNAKGRTYDRFRGRLIFPIKNLSGRVIAFGGRIITDGEPKYLNSSDTPIYKKGDHLYGLSQARNSIARTKSVLLTEGYMDVISLHQFGYTNSCGVLGTALTPDQVKRLSGFCSKVDLVFDGDSAGVKAALRSAEMILTQGVSCGVVVLPDGEDVDSLLQAKGAEGFKVFLDEARDGLDYCLATLNQSASPREIMDWAQGFLKKMSNASLRAFYIPKVATGLGVAEAELRSVFSGVLNSPPPQQQKVQREEPRAMAPVGAQVKDDKYFLRYAVKHLEYVTELSERGIAQVLTSHWGKTLWSKLAAHSGQDIISFLDDSEKKFYAGCRMEEALSGPELDEEWRHVCKVIARRRYDLGRKKLMDALRRAQAEGDAGRVSAYLKVLNDSVWRDDEQH